The following coding sequences lie in one Cloacibacillus sp. An23 genomic window:
- a CDS encoding MBL fold metallo-hydrolase: MLRISALVENGAAIGRYLFAEPGLSLWLECGGKRILFDAGYSGVFLDNARIMGIDAAAPDAVVLSHGHSDHTWGLCAMILERAARGLTDRPPLFCHPGAFGRRRLRGLDAGMLVSPDVLGSFFELRPSREPAEVAENLYWLGEIEAAVTPRGTVGERLEDGAWRPDDCRDDSALVYDGADGLVIITGCSHSGICNIVERAKRVTGRGVIADVVGGFHLRSGSDAEVRPVLDYFEKAAPRALHACHCTCSAARAALSARFAFEEMCSGSVLEYD, from the coding sequence ATGCTGAGGATAAGCGCGCTTGTGGAGAACGGCGCGGCGATCGGGCGTTATCTTTTTGCGGAGCCGGGTCTTTCGCTTTGGCTTGAGTGCGGCGGGAAAAGGATTCTTTTCGACGCCGGGTATTCCGGCGTTTTTCTTGATAACGCGCGGATAATGGGGATAGACGCGGCCGCGCCGGACGCGGTCGTGCTGTCGCACGGGCACAGCGACCACACGTGGGGGCTGTGCGCGATGATACTGGAGCGCGCCGCGCGCGGGCTGACGGACAGGCCGCCGCTGTTCTGCCATCCGGGCGCGTTCGGGCGCAGGAGGCTACGCGGGCTCGACGCCGGGATGCTGGTTTCTCCCGATGTGCTCGGCTCGTTCTTCGAGCTTCGTCCGTCGCGCGAGCCGGCGGAGGTCGCGGAAAATCTATACTGGCTCGGCGAGATAGAGGCCGCGGTCACGCCGCGCGGGACGGTGGGCGAGAGGCTTGAGGACGGCGCGTGGAGGCCGGACGATTGCCGCGACGATTCGGCTCTCGTCTACGACGGCGCGGACGGCCTTGTGATAATCACGGGCTGCTCGCATTCGGGGATATGCAATATCGTAGAGCGCGCGAAGCGTGTGACGGGGCGGGGCGTGATAGCGGACGTCGTGGGCGGCTTTCATCTTCGCTCCGGCTCTGATGCGGAGGTCCGCCCCGTGCTGGATTATTTCGAGAAGGCAGCGCCGCGCGCGCTGCACGCCTGCCACTGCACCTGCTCCGCCGCGCGCGCCGCGCTGTCCGCGCGGTTCGCGTTTGAGGAGATGTGCTCCGGCTCTGTGCTCGAGTACGATTAG
- a CDS encoding ASKHA domain-containing protein has protein sequence MDEKMCEIKFLPDGLTARVAPDTPLTEAADAAGARIGRHCGGAGVCGKCRVRTGADDPLSPVSETERGALGEAGIKEGLRLSCCARVVRDGSVTIVDRVESKGHSILEGFSDGISDWAPDAKGYGVSVDIGTTTVVCYLFDLDGHESIDKISFLNPQVAFGDDVISRIAYASSSPDALPRIQSVLTEEMDKSLGVLAERNGIKKEEITEIVIAGNTVMEHLFAGVSPESIGRSPYTPQFLTYPPFPASKLGIRINENGIIKMLPNVAGYVGADIVAGVAALGMERAEGVTLLVDIGTNNEIVIGSRDGLFCCATAAGPAFEGARIQYGMRASTGAIEKVYMDGGELRCKTIGGAKPVGLCGSGLIDAIMVVLREGVVEPSGRFTAPEKCVDPRFAKRLGRNENGMVRLLLTDEENPIYLTQKDIREVQLAAGAVKVGTEVMLERAGITKDEIAEVCLAGAFGNNIDIESAAAAGLIPDIDRAKIRGVKNSSGLGASLALASAEFYERTKAVAEKMKYVELSSLPDFQKRFVKAMAF, from the coding sequence ATGGACGAAAAAATGTGCGAGATAAAATTCCTGCCCGACGGGCTGACGGCGCGCGTCGCGCCGGACACGCCGCTCACGGAGGCGGCGGACGCGGCTGGCGCGAGGATAGGCCGCCACTGCGGCGGCGCCGGCGTATGCGGCAAATGCCGCGTGAGGACCGGCGCGGACGACCCGCTCTCCCCCGTGAGCGAGACGGAGCGCGGCGCGCTCGGCGAGGCCGGGATAAAGGAAGGACTGCGCCTCTCGTGCTGCGCGCGCGTCGTGCGCGACGGGAGCGTGACGATAGTCGACCGTGTCGAATCGAAAGGGCACAGCATACTCGAAGGCTTTTCCGACGGCATATCGGACTGGGCCCCAGACGCTAAGGGATACGGAGTCTCGGTGGACATAGGCACGACGACCGTCGTCTGCTACCTTTTCGACCTAGACGGACACGAGAGCATAGACAAAATATCGTTCCTGAATCCTCAGGTGGCATTCGGAGACGACGTAATCTCGCGAATCGCATACGCCTCGTCCTCGCCGGACGCGCTGCCGAGGATACAATCGGTCCTGACGGAAGAGATGGACAAAAGCCTCGGCGTGTTAGCCGAACGCAACGGCATCAAAAAAGAAGAAATCACTGAAATAGTGATAGCCGGCAACACTGTGATGGAACACCTCTTCGCGGGAGTTTCGCCCGAAAGCATCGGGCGCAGCCCCTACACGCCGCAGTTCCTGACATATCCGCCATTCCCCGCCTCGAAGCTCGGAATCCGCATAAACGAAAACGGAATCATAAAAATGCTGCCGAACGTCGCCGGCTACGTCGGCGCGGACATAGTCGCCGGCGTCGCCGCGCTCGGAATGGAGCGCGCGGAAGGCGTGACGCTGCTCGTGGACATCGGCACGAACAACGAGATAGTGATCGGCAGCCGCGACGGCCTCTTCTGCTGCGCGACCGCGGCGGGGCCGGCCTTCGAGGGCGCGCGCATACAGTACGGGATGCGCGCGAGCACAGGAGCCATTGAGAAGGTCTATATGGATGGCGGCGAGCTGCGATGCAAGACCATCGGCGGCGCGAAACCCGTCGGCCTCTGCGGCTCCGGCCTCATCGACGCGATAATGGTAGTCCTGCGCGAAGGCGTAGTCGAGCCGAGCGGACGCTTCACCGCGCCCGAAAAGTGCGTGGACCCGCGCTTCGCGAAGCGCCTCGGAAGAAACGAAAACGGCATGGTCCGGCTCCTGCTCACCGACGAAGAAAATCCCATATACCTCACGCAGAAAGACATACGCGAAGTACAGCTCGCCGCCGGCGCGGTCAAAGTCGGCACGGAAGTCATGCTCGAGCGAGCCGGCATAACGAAAGACGAAATAGCGGAAGTCTGCCTCGCCGGGGCCTTCGGCAACAACATAGACATAGAAAGCGCCGCGGCCGCCGGCCTCATCCCCGACATAGACCGCGCGAAAATACGCGGCGTCAAAAACTCGTCCGGCCTCGGCGCGAGCCTCGCCCTCGCATCGGCGGAGTTCTACGAGCGGACGAAAGCCGTCGCCGAAAAGATGAAATACGTCGAACTGTCGTCCCTGCCGGACTTCCAGAAACGCTTCGTAAAAGCCATGGCCTTTTAG